One Pseudonocardia abyssalis DNA segment encodes these proteins:
- the dnaN gene encoding DNA polymerase III subunit beta, whose translation MKFRVERDVLADAAAWVARSLPARPPVPVLGGVLVEASSGEDGDRLTVSGFDYETSARVELDATIGDPGRVLVSGRLLADITRALPSKPVDLVVDGSRATINCGNSRFSLPTMPVEDYPQLPAMPQHAGTVAGTDLAEAVAQVAVAAGRDDTLPMLTGIRLEIEGSRLTLAATDRFRLAVRELDWEPGEDLASGSVAVLIPAKTLSDVAKSLAGAGRVEISLSAGDGMLGITGAGRRATTRLLDAEFPRFRQLIPAEHTSAATVEVAGLVEAIKRVALVTDRVAQVRMEFGEDGLRLAAGGDDVGSAEEELPCELDGSPLTIAFNPTYLLDSLGALHTDRAQLTFTTPNRPALVRPVPAPPTGTGDDGAGATADAVPGYLHLLMPVRLPG comes from the coding sequence ATGAAGTTCCGGGTCGAACGCGACGTCCTGGCCGACGCCGCCGCGTGGGTGGCGCGCAGCCTCCCGGCGCGGCCGCCCGTTCCCGTGCTCGGTGGGGTGCTGGTCGAGGCGAGCAGTGGCGAGGACGGCGACCGGCTCACGGTCTCGGGTTTCGACTACGAGACCTCGGCGCGGGTCGAGCTGGACGCCACGATCGGCGACCCGGGCCGCGTGCTCGTGTCGGGGCGCCTGCTGGCCGACATCACGCGGGCGCTGCCGTCGAAGCCGGTCGACCTCGTCGTCGACGGGTCACGCGCCACGATCAACTGCGGCAACAGCCGGTTCAGCCTCCCGACGATGCCGGTCGAGGACTACCCACAGCTGCCCGCGATGCCCCAGCACGCCGGAACCGTCGCGGGCACCGACCTCGCCGAGGCCGTCGCCCAGGTGGCCGTGGCCGCAGGCCGCGACGACACGCTCCCGATGCTCACCGGCATCCGGCTCGAGATCGAGGGCAGCCGGCTGACGCTCGCCGCCACCGACCGCTTCCGGCTCGCCGTCCGGGAGCTCGACTGGGAGCCGGGCGAGGACCTGGCTTCCGGTTCCGTCGCCGTGCTGATCCCGGCCAAGACGCTCTCCGACGTCGCGAAGTCCCTCGCCGGTGCGGGACGCGTCGAGATCTCGCTGTCCGCAGGCGACGGGATGCTCGGCATCACCGGCGCCGGCCGGCGCGCCACCACACGGCTGCTCGACGCGGAGTTCCCACGCTTCCGCCAGCTGATCCCGGCCGAGCACACGAGCGCCGCGACCGTCGAGGTGGCGGGGCTGGTCGAGGCGATCAAGCGCGTCGCGCTGGTCACCGACCGGGTCGCGCAGGTCCGCATGGAGTTCGGCGAGGACGGCCTGCGCCTGGCCGCGGGCGGCGACGACGTCGGCAGCGCGGAGGAGGAGCTCCCCTGCGAGCTCGACGGCTCCCCGTTGACGATCGCGTTCAACCCGACCTACCTGCTCGACTCCCTCGGCGCGCTGCACACCGACCGCGCCCAGCTGACGTTCACGACGCCGAACCGGCCCGCGCTCGTGCGCCCCGTTCCCGCGCCGCCCACCGGCACCGGCGATGATGGTGCGGGCGCCACCGCCGACGCCGTCCCCGGATACCTGCACCTGCTGATGCCCGTCCGCCTGCCCGGCTGA
- the dnaA gene encoding chromosomal replication initiator protein DnaA codes for MADQPGDLGQVWNRVIADLSGAAGGPNSLQALSSQQRAFLRLTRPLGLIDGTALLAAPSEFAKNAIERVLRQPISDALGRHLGVTVNLAVVVDASAASGGTEVPDPPGQQSHDHRPAERDPMGRGDVDGTGPLPVRAPGYDTADTHTNGDSPDRRPGPPLAVDPPPRGGGPGQPDGRTTDGRMPDGRIGEGRAEVWPTYSAPHASEPAAAPRSQSRLNEKYIFDTFVIGASNRFSHAAAVAVAEQPARAYNPLFIWGDSGLGKTHLLHAVGHYAQRLFPGMRVRYVSTEEFTNDFINSLRDDRKVAFQRRYRDVDVLLVDDIQFLEGKEGTQEEFFHTFNTLHNANKQIVVSSDRPPKRLETLEDRMRTRFEWGLITDIQPPELETRIAILRKKAAQDRLAVPDDVLSFIAERIERNIRELEGALIRVTAFASLNRQPVDTQLAEIVLRDLIPDSGASEITASTIMGVTAEFFGVTMDELCGPGKTKALAQSRQIAMYLCRELTDLSLPRIGQTFGGRDHTTVMHADKKIRNEIAQRRKTFEQVQELTARIKQRARH; via the coding sequence GTGGCTGATCAGCCGGGCGACCTCGGACAGGTCTGGAACCGCGTCATCGCCGATCTCTCCGGCGCCGCGGGCGGGCCCAACTCCCTGCAGGCGCTGTCCTCACAGCAGCGCGCCTTCCTCCGCCTGACCCGTCCGCTGGGTCTCATCGACGGCACCGCTCTGCTGGCCGCGCCGAGCGAGTTCGCGAAGAACGCCATCGAGCGCGTCCTGCGCCAGCCGATCAGCGATGCGCTCGGCCGTCATCTCGGCGTCACCGTCAACCTCGCCGTCGTCGTCGACGCCTCCGCGGCGTCCGGCGGCACCGAGGTGCCCGATCCGCCGGGGCAGCAGTCCCACGACCACCGTCCCGCGGAACGCGACCCGATGGGCCGGGGCGACGTCGACGGCACCGGTCCGCTGCCCGTCCGCGCGCCGGGCTACGACACCGCCGACACGCACACCAACGGTGACTCCCCCGACCGCCGACCGGGCCCGCCGCTCGCCGTCGACCCGCCGCCCCGCGGCGGTGGGCCGGGGCAGCCCGACGGCCGCACCACCGACGGGCGCATGCCGGACGGCCGCATCGGCGAGGGCCGCGCGGAGGTCTGGCCCACCTACTCGGCGCCGCACGCGAGCGAGCCGGCCGCGGCGCCGCGCTCCCAGTCGCGCCTCAACGAGAAGTACATCTTCGACACCTTCGTGATCGGTGCCTCCAACCGCTTCAGCCACGCCGCGGCCGTCGCCGTCGCCGAGCAGCCCGCGCGGGCCTACAACCCGCTGTTCATCTGGGGCGACTCCGGGCTGGGCAAGACCCACCTGCTGCACGCCGTCGGGCACTACGCGCAGCGGCTGTTCCCCGGCATGCGCGTGCGGTACGTCAGCACCGAGGAGTTCACGAACGACTTCATCAACTCCCTGCGCGACGACCGCAAGGTGGCGTTCCAGCGCCGCTACCGCGACGTCGACGTGCTGCTGGTCGACGACATCCAGTTCCTCGAGGGCAAGGAGGGGACCCAGGAGGAGTTTTTCCACACCTTCAACACCCTCCACAACGCGAACAAGCAGATCGTCGTCTCCTCCGACCGGCCGCCGAAGCGCCTGGAGACCCTCGAGGACCGGATGCGCACGCGGTTCGAGTGGGGCCTCATCACCGACATCCAGCCGCCCGAGCTGGAGACGCGCATCGCGATCCTGCGGAAGAAGGCCGCGCAGGACCGGCTCGCGGTCCCCGACGACGTCCTCTCCTTCATCGCCGAGCGCATCGAGCGCAACATCCGCGAGCTCGAGGGCGCGCTGATCCGGGTCACGGCGTTCGCGTCGCTGAACCGCCAGCCCGTCGACACCCAGCTCGCCGAGATCGTGCTGCGCGACCTCATCCCCGACTCCGGCGCCTCGGAGATCACCGCGTCCACGATCATGGGCGTCACGGCGGAGTTCTTCGGCGTCACGATGGACGAGCTGTGCGGGCCGGGGAAGACGAAGGCGCTCGCGCAGAGCCGTCAGATCGCCATGTACCTGTGCCGCGAGCTCACCGACCTGTCGCTGCCGCGCATCGGGCAGACCTTCGGCGGACGCGACCACACCACGGTCATGCACGCCGACAAGAAGATCCGCAACGAGATCGCTCAGCGCCGCAAGACCTTCGAACAGGTCCAGGAACTGACGGCCCGGATCAAGCAGCGCGCGCGTCACTGA
- the rpmH gene encoding 50S ribosomal protein L34 encodes MSKGKRTFQPNNRRRSRTHGFRLRMRTRAGRAILAARRGKGRDKISA; translated from the coding sequence GTGAGCAAGGGCAAGCGCACCTTCCAGCCGAACAACCGCCGCCGTTCGCGTACGCACGGTTTCCGGCTGCGCATGCGTACCCGGGCCGGCCGCGCGATCCTCGCCGCCCGCCGCGGCAAGGGCCGCGACAAGATCTCGGCCTGA
- the rnpA gene encoding ribonuclease P protein component has protein sequence MLPAASRLTRGDEFASVIRRGRRSGRPRMVVHLQIMGDTDAAPRAGLVVSRAVGGAVVRHRVSRRLRHLLAPRLASLPAGACVVVRALPPAGTATSAELGVDLDAGLRGALRKLPSPGARR, from the coding sequence GTGCTGCCGGCCGCTTCCCGACTGACCAGGGGCGACGAGTTCGCCTCGGTCATCCGTCGGGGTCGGCGCAGCGGCAGGCCCCGGATGGTCGTTCATCTGCAGATCATGGGAGACACCGACGCCGCGCCGCGCGCCGGTCTCGTCGTGAGCCGTGCCGTGGGAGGTGCCGTCGTGCGCCACCGCGTGTCCCGGCGTCTGCGCCATCTCCTCGCACCCCGGCTGGCCTCGCTGCCCGCCGGGGCCTGTGTCGTGGTGCGGGCCCTGCCCCCGGCGGGCACGGCGACGTCGGCCGAGCTCGGCGTCGACCTCGACGCGGGCCTGCGCGGCGCGCTCCGCAAGCTCCCCTCCCCCGGGGCACGACGGTGA
- the yidD gene encoding membrane protein insertion efficiency factor YidD: MTASRAARPLIALLRGYQTYVSPAFPPVCRFHPTCSSYAVEALQVHGALRGSWLTLRRLLKCAPWHPGGIDLVPARPNHHEEQAPC, from the coding sequence GTGACCGCCTCGCGCGCGGCCCGCCCCCTGATCGCCCTGCTCCGCGGCTACCAGACCTACGTCTCCCCCGCGTTCCCTCCCGTGTGCCGGTTCCACCCCACCTGCAGCAGCTATGCCGTCGAGGCGCTGCAGGTGCACGGGGCCCTGCGCGGTTCCTGGCTCACGCTCCGGCGCCTGCTCAAGTGCGCGCCGTGGCACCCTGGCGGTATCGACCTGGTTCCGGCCCGACCGAACCACCACGAGGAGCAAGCGCCGTGCTGA
- the yidC gene encoding membrane protein insertase YidC has product MLNFIYYPVSFILWAWHKVFGAVLGADNGIAWALSVVFLVFTLRAILYKPFVSQVRSMRKMQEFQPEIAKLRKKYGNDRQKQAEEMQKLQKEHGVNPVAGCLPVLVQVPVFIGLFQVLRNFTPLNGDGSPRTENYFFGQEEVSSFIRADFLGAKLGAIVVNGPEAMLAEGTSMTSMLIVMIPLMIVAGVFTHITARHSVARQTAAQGDNPQTAIMNKLMLYVFPIGVVVGAPFLPLAVLLYWVSNNLWTLGQQYVVYKRIDVEETAKREKAVVDRQTRAPKPGQKPVRPETAAVEAPEKIPGAKPVLRKTPAASKTTSGNGTSATSTNGSASNGSANGSANGSASNGTPAADSATSGAANGSAPTGGAGGGATSAGAAARRAGGGSRPPARRKGKRR; this is encoded by the coding sequence GTGCTGAACTTCATCTACTACCCGGTCTCCTTCATCCTGTGGGCCTGGCACAAGGTGTTCGGTGCCGTCCTCGGTGCCGACAACGGGATCGCCTGGGCACTGTCGGTCGTCTTCCTCGTCTTCACCCTGCGCGCGATCCTCTACAAGCCGTTCGTCAGCCAGGTGCGCTCGATGCGCAAGATGCAGGAGTTCCAGCCGGAGATAGCGAAGCTCCGCAAGAAGTACGGCAACGACCGGCAGAAGCAGGCCGAGGAGATGCAGAAGCTCCAGAAGGAGCACGGCGTCAACCCGGTCGCCGGCTGCCTCCCGGTGCTCGTGCAGGTGCCGGTGTTCATCGGCCTGTTCCAGGTGCTGCGCAACTTCACCCCGCTCAACGGCGACGGGTCGCCGCGCACCGAGAACTACTTCTTCGGGCAGGAGGAGGTCAGCTCGTTCATCCGGGCCGACTTCCTCGGCGCCAAGCTCGGTGCGATCGTGGTGAACGGTCCCGAGGCGATGCTGGCCGAGGGCACGTCGATGACGTCGATGCTCATCGTGATGATCCCTCTGATGATCGTGGCCGGCGTGTTCACCCACATCACGGCGCGGCACTCGGTGGCGCGCCAGACCGCGGCGCAGGGCGACAACCCGCAGACCGCGATCATGAACAAGCTGATGCTCTACGTCTTCCCCATCGGCGTCGTCGTCGGAGCGCCGTTCCTGCCGCTCGCGGTCCTGCTCTACTGGGTGTCGAACAACCTGTGGACGCTGGGCCAGCAGTACGTCGTCTACAAGCGGATCGACGTCGAGGAGACGGCGAAGCGCGAGAAGGCCGTCGTCGACCGGCAGACCCGCGCCCCCAAGCCCGGTCAGAAGCCGGTGCGTCCGGAGACCGCCGCGGTCGAGGCGCCCGAGAAGATCCCCGGGGCCAAGCCTGTCCTGCGCAAGACGCCGGCCGCCTCGAAGACGACGTCGGGCAACGGCACCTCCGCGACGTCGACCAACGGCAGCGCCTCGAACGGCAGCGCCAACGGGAGTGCCAACGGGAGTGCCTCCAACGGCACCCCCGCGGCCGACAGCGCGACCAGCGGAGCCGCCAACGGCAGCGCCCCGACCGGTGGCGCCGGTGGCGGAGCCACCTCGGCAGGCGCCGCCGCACGTCGGGCCGGCGGGGGTTCGCGCCCGCCGGCGCGCCGCAAGGGCAAGCGCCGCTGA
- a CDS encoding Jag family protein, giving the protein MPQTAQDGTAEDTAATPPKAATTAEEQLVREGDIAGDYLERLLDVLDFDGDIDLDVEAGRAIVSIDGGEDLNKLVGDRGAVLEALQELTRLAVQQESGNRSRLMLDIAGWRQGRRDELTEMGTRTAKDVLESGESARMRPMTPFERKVVHDAVARVKGVSSESEGEEPRRQVVVFRNG; this is encoded by the coding sequence GTGCCCCAGACTGCGCAGGACGGTACGGCTGAGGACACTGCCGCGACCCCGCCGAAGGCGGCCACCACGGCGGAGGAGCAGCTCGTCCGCGAGGGCGACATCGCCGGTGACTACCTGGAGCGGCTGCTCGACGTCCTCGACTTCGACGGGGACATCGACCTCGACGTCGAGGCCGGCCGGGCGATCGTCAGCATCGACGGCGGCGAGGACCTCAACAAGCTCGTCGGCGACCGCGGTGCGGTCCTCGAGGCGCTCCAGGAGCTCACGCGCCTGGCGGTGCAGCAGGAGTCGGGCAACCGCAGCCGGCTGATGCTCGACATCGCCGGGTGGCGTCAGGGTCGCCGCGACGAGCTCACCGAGATGGGCACCCGCACCGCGAAGGACGTCCTCGAGTCGGGTGAGTCGGCCCGGATGCGGCCGATGACGCCGTTCGAGCGCAAGGTCGTCCATGACGCGGTCGCGCGGGTGAAGGGCGTGTCCAGCGAGAGCGAGGGCGAGGAGCCGCGTCGGCAGGTCGTCGTCTTCCGCAATGGGTGA
- the rsmG gene encoding 16S rRNA (guanine(527)-N(7))-methyltransferase RsmG, with amino-acid sequence MGDVDLVVDRAVAERVFGDRLPLARRYAEHLVTSGVERGLIGPREAPRIWDRHVLNCAVVAELLPDGARLVDVGSGAGLPGIPLALARPDLQVALVEPLARRVDWLDEVIADLGLDVRVDRGRVEETAVRRRWEGADVVTARAVAPLARLAGWALPLLRTGGRLLAVKGASAPEEIARDAAAVRKLGGGDPEIVLCGHGVVDPATTVVVVERQRGTGRPVRRDKK; translated from the coding sequence ATGGGTGACGTCGACCTGGTGGTCGACCGGGCGGTCGCCGAGCGTGTGTTCGGTGACCGCCTCCCGCTGGCTCGGCGCTACGCGGAGCACCTCGTCACCTCCGGCGTGGAACGCGGGCTGATCGGCCCGCGCGAGGCACCCCGGATCTGGGACCGGCACGTCCTCAACTGCGCGGTCGTCGCCGAACTCCTGCCGGACGGCGCCCGTCTGGTGGACGTGGGTTCGGGGGCGGGCCTTCCCGGGATACCGTTGGCCCTGGCCCGCCCCGATCTGCAGGTCGCTCTCGTCGAACCGCTCGCCCGTCGGGTGGACTGGCTCGACGAGGTGATCGCCGATCTCGGGCTCGACGTCCGGGTCGACCGGGGCCGGGTCGAGGAGACCGCCGTGCGGCGGCGATGGGAGGGAGCGGACGTGGTCACCGCCCGTGCCGTGGCGCCGCTCGCCCGCCTCGCGGGGTGGGCGCTCCCGCTGCTGCGTACCGGCGGACGCCTGCTGGCGGTCAAGGGCGCCTCGGCGCCCGAGGAGATCGCGCGCGACGCCGCCGCGGTCCGCAAGCTCGGCGGCGGTGATCCGGAGATCGTGCTCTGCGGCCACGGTGTCGTCGACCCCGCCACCACGGTCGTCGTGGTGGAACGGCAGCGTGGCACCGGCCGTCCGGTCCGGCGCGACAAGAAGTGA
- a CDS encoding ParA family protein has translation MGVTEQHVSRETPEWTPIAEEAERAARVLHPDRHGMPRPVHRRLLTVANQKGGVGKTTSTVNLAAALAMHGVRVLVIDLDPQGNASTALGVEHRLGTPSVYEVLLGEIRLAEAAVESTASPNLLCVPATIDLAGAEIELVSMVAREQRLKQALTPDALDELDVDYVLIDCPPSLGLLTVNALVAADEVLIPIQCEYYALEGLGQLLSNIDLVRAHLNTDLHVSTILLTMYDGRTKLADQVTTEVRTHFGPTVLRTVIPRSVKVSEAPGYSQTVLAYDPGSRGAMSYVDAAREIAERGASGRIRTDGR, from the coding sequence GTGGGTGTGACGGAGCAGCATGTTTCACGTGAAACACCGGAGTGGACGCCGATCGCCGAGGAGGCGGAGCGTGCGGCCCGGGTGCTGCACCCGGACCGGCACGGCATGCCGCGCCCGGTGCACCGCCGCCTGCTGACGGTCGCCAACCAGAAGGGCGGCGTCGGTAAGACCACGAGCACGGTGAACCTCGCCGCGGCGCTCGCCATGCACGGCGTCCGCGTCCTCGTCATCGACCTCGACCCCCAGGGCAACGCCTCCACCGCGCTCGGCGTCGAGCACCGCCTCGGCACGCCGTCGGTGTACGAGGTGCTGCTCGGGGAGATCCGGCTCGCCGAGGCCGCGGTCGAGAGCACCGCATCGCCCAACCTGCTCTGCGTCCCCGCCACGATCGACCTGGCCGGCGCGGAGATCGAGCTCGTCAGCATGGTGGCGCGGGAGCAGCGGCTGAAGCAGGCGCTGACCCCTGACGCCCTCGACGAGCTCGACGTCGACTACGTCCTGATCGACTGCCCGCCCTCGCTCGGCCTGCTCACGGTCAACGCACTCGTCGCCGCCGACGAGGTGCTCATCCCGATCCAGTGCGAGTACTACGCGCTGGAGGGGCTGGGGCAGCTCCTGAGCAACATCGATCTCGTCCGCGCGCACCTCAACACCGACCTGCACGTGTCGACGATCCTGCTGACGATGTACGACGGGCGCACGAAGCTGGCCGATCAGGTCACCACCGAGGTCCGGACCCACTTCGGCCCGACCGTCCTGCGCACCGTCATCCCGCGCAGCGTCAAGGTCTCGGAGGCGCCGGGATACAGCCAGACGGTGTTGGCCTACGACCCCGGTTCGCGCGGGGCGATGAGCTATGTCGATGCGGCCCGGGAGATCGCCGAACGCGGCGCCTCCGGTCGCATCCGGACCGACGGGCGGTAG
- a CDS encoding ParB/RepB/Spo0J family partition protein, protein MAERKTPERKGGLGRGLAALIPTGPPPGPVLVAPTLDEAPVLTPLDRSAPAPRTAPEADGGPTVVEGAEYREIAVAAIHPNPQQPRSQFDEEALAELEHSIREFGLLQPVVVREVSPGSYQLVMGERRWRATQRAGLERIPAIVRSTGDDVMLRDALLENIHRVQLNPLEEAAAYEQLLAEFGVTHTELADRLGRSRPVVTNTIRLLKLPVSVQRRVAAGVLSAGHARALLGLEDAGAQEELATRIVAEGMSVRATEEAVVLARRDTPTAKPVRRRPMQAPGLQELAEKLSDAFDTRVKVELGQRKGRIVVEFGSVDDLERIAGLMNRSVPQD, encoded by the coding sequence GTGGCCGAACGCAAGACCCCGGAGCGCAAGGGCGGCCTCGGCCGGGGGTTGGCCGCACTGATCCCGACCGGGCCGCCGCCCGGTCCGGTCCTCGTGGCGCCCACCCTCGACGAGGCGCCGGTGTTGACGCCGCTCGACCGCAGCGCCCCGGCGCCGCGCACCGCCCCCGAGGCGGACGGTGGTCCGACGGTCGTCGAGGGGGCGGAGTACCGGGAGATCGCCGTCGCGGCGATCCACCCCAACCCGCAGCAGCCCCGCTCGCAGTTCGACGAGGAGGCCCTGGCCGAGCTGGAGCACTCCATCCGCGAGTTCGGGCTCCTGCAGCCCGTCGTCGTGCGCGAGGTCTCCCCCGGCTCGTACCAGCTCGTCATGGGCGAGCGCCGGTGGCGCGCCACCCAGCGCGCCGGGCTGGAGCGGATCCCGGCGATCGTCCGGAGCACCGGCGACGACGTCATGCTCCGCGACGCCCTGCTGGAGAACATCCACCGCGTCCAGCTCAACCCGCTGGAGGAGGCGGCCGCGTACGAGCAGCTGCTCGCCGAGTTCGGTGTCACCCACACCGAGCTCGCCGACCGCCTCGGCCGCAGCCGCCCCGTCGTCACCAACACGATCCGGCTGCTGAAGCTGCCGGTTTCGGTGCAGCGCCGCGTCGCGGCCGGCGTGCTCTCCGCGGGCCATGCCCGCGCGCTCCTCGGTCTCGAGGACGCCGGCGCACAGGAGGAGCTGGCCACCCGGATCGTCGCCGAGGGGATGTCGGTGCGCGCCACCGAGGAGGCGGTCGTCCTCGCCCGCCGCGACACCCCGACGGCGAAGCCGGTCCGCCGTCGCCCCATGCAGGCGCCCGGTCTGCAGGAGCTCGCGGAGAAGCTGTCCGACGCGTTCGACACGCGTGTGAAGGTCGAGCTGGGTCAGCGCAAGGGACGGATCGTCGTCGAGTTCGGGTCGGTCGACGACCTCGAGCGCATCGCCGGCCTGATGAACCGATCGGTGCCCCAGGACTGA
- a CDS encoding D-alanine--D-alanine ligase family protein: protein MTLRTVAVLAGGLSHEREVSLRSGRRLATSLRNAGLSVVEWDADATLLGRIRSERPDAVAIALHGGEGENGSVQAVLDLLDVPFVGTPASACRRAWDKPTAKAEFRRAGLTTPDWVALPHSTFRELGAQAVLDAMVERLGLPLMVKPDQGGSALGAQVVHQASELPAAMVSCLAYADTVLAERFVAGTEVAVSVVHDGAEPRALPPVEVDTAGGVYDYTARYTPGATTFHCPARLDATTIAALEDAALAAHRLLGLRDVSRLDAVVDAEGRVQILEVNVSPGLTDTSLLPTAAATAGIELGDLYAALVERAVERGD, encoded by the coding sequence GTGACGTTGAGAACGGTGGCCGTGCTGGCCGGTGGGTTGTCCCACGAACGCGAGGTGTCCCTGCGATCCGGGCGACGGCTGGCCACATCGCTGCGCAACGCCGGGCTCTCGGTCGTCGAGTGGGACGCCGACGCGACGCTGCTGGGGCGGATCCGCTCGGAACGCCCCGACGCGGTCGCGATCGCGCTGCACGGGGGCGAGGGGGAGAACGGGTCCGTACAGGCGGTGCTGGACCTGCTCGACGTGCCGTTCGTCGGCACCCCGGCCTCCGCGTGCCGCCGCGCGTGGGACAAGCCGACGGCGAAGGCGGAGTTCCGACGAGCGGGGCTGACGACACCCGACTGGGTGGCGCTGCCGCACAGCACGTTCCGCGAGCTCGGCGCGCAGGCGGTCCTGGACGCGATGGTCGAGCGCCTCGGCCTGCCGCTGATGGTGAAGCCGGACCAGGGCGGGTCGGCACTCGGCGCGCAGGTCGTCCACCAGGCGTCGGAGCTTCCGGCCGCGATGGTCAGCTGCCTCGCCTACGCCGACACGGTGCTCGCGGAGCGGTTCGTCGCAGGCACGGAGGTGGCGGTCTCGGTGGTGCACGACGGAGCCGAGCCGCGCGCTCTGCCGCCGGTGGAGGTCGACACCGCAGGCGGGGTCTACGACTACACCGCCCGCTACACGCCGGGGGCCACCACCTTCCACTGCCCGGCCCGGCTCGACGCCACCACGATCGCCGCTCTGGAGGACGCCGCACTCGCGGCGCACCGACTGCTCGGGCTGCGTGACGTGTCCCGGCTCGACGCCGTTGTCGACGCGGAGGGTCGCGTGCAGATCCTGGAGGTGAACGTGTCGCCCGGGCTCACCGACACCTCACTGCTCCCGACCGCCGCCGCCACGGCCGGGATCGAGCTCGGCGACCTCTACGCCGCACTGGTCGAACGCGCGGTGGAGCGCGGCGACTGA
- a CDS encoding aminotransferase-like domain-containing protein: MSDALPQPHRPSATAPAERFAARTAGMTASEIRALFAVASRPEVVSLAGGMPNIAALPLDALAVEVADLVAREGQVALQYGSAQGRPELREQICEVMALEGIRADPDDVVVTVGSQMALDLVTRIYCDPGDVVLAEGPSYVGALGSFAAYQARVVHVQMDEHGLVPSLLRSALQSLAQQGITPKFLYTIPNFHNPAGVTLAVPRRAEVLAICAEYGVAVVEDNPYGLLGFSGTIYPALRSMDRDVVYLGSFSKTFASGLRVGWALVPPAVRERLVLAAESATLCPPSFNQMLVSRYLAAHDWRSQVKTYTEAYRDRRDAMLRALETYLPEGCTWNVPDGGFYVWLTVPEGVDTKAMLPRAVTARVAYASGTGFYADGFGSRQLRLSYCYPTPERITEGVRRLAAVLEAELDVMRTFGTPARLPATPPEPRDGPQAPSPHTP, translated from the coding sequence GTGTCCGACGCGCTGCCCCAGCCCCACCGACCGTCCGCGACGGCCCCGGCGGAGCGGTTCGCAGCACGTACCGCGGGGATGACGGCGTCGGAGATCCGGGCCCTGTTCGCCGTCGCGAGCCGTCCCGAGGTCGTCTCGCTGGCCGGGGGGATGCCCAACATCGCGGCGCTCCCGCTCGACGCGCTCGCCGTCGAGGTGGCCGATCTCGTCGCGCGCGAGGGTCAGGTCGCCCTGCAGTACGGCTCCGCTCAGGGCCGGCCCGAGCTGCGCGAGCAGATCTGCGAGGTGATGGCGCTGGAGGGTATCCGCGCCGATCCCGACGACGTCGTGGTCACCGTCGGCTCGCAGATGGCGCTCGACCTCGTCACCCGCATCTACTGCGACCCGGGCGACGTCGTGCTCGCCGAGGGGCCGTCCTACGTCGGCGCTCTCGGGAGCTTCGCGGCGTACCAGGCGCGCGTCGTCCACGTGCAGATGGACGAGCACGGGCTCGTGCCGTCGCTGCTGCGCTCGGCGCTGCAGTCACTGGCGCAACAGGGGATCACGCCCAAGTTCCTCTACACGATCCCGAACTTCCACAACCCCGCCGGCGTCACGCTCGCGGTGCCGCGGCGCGCGGAGGTCCTCGCGATCTGCGCGGAGTACGGCGTCGCGGTCGTCGAGGACAACCCGTACGGGCTGCTGGGCTTCAGCGGCACGATCTACCCGGCGCTGCGGTCGATGGACCGTGACGTCGTGTACCTCGGGTCGTTCTCCAAGACCTTCGCGTCCGGGCTGCGCGTCGGCTGGGCGCTCGTGCCTCCCGCGGTGCGCGAGCGTCTCGTGCTGGCCGCCGAGTCGGCCACGCTGTGCCCGCCGTCGTTCAACCAGATGCTGGTGTCGCGCTACCTCGCCGCGCACGACTGGCGCAGCCAGGTGAAGACCTACACCGAGGCCTACCGCGACCGTCGCGACGCGATGCTCCGCGCGCTGGAGACCTACCTCCCCGAGGGCTGCACCTGGAACGTCCCCGACGGCGGCTTCTACGTGTGGCTCACCGTGCCCGAGGGCGTCGACACGAAGGCGATGCTGCCGCGCGCGGTCACCGCGCGGGTGGCGTACGCGTCGGGCACCGGCTTCTACGCCGACGGGTTCGGCAGCCGGCAGCTGCGGCTGTCCTACTGCTACCCGACGCCCGAGCGGATCACCGAGGGCGTCCGGCGGCTGGCCGCGGTGCTGGAGGCCGAGCTCGACGTCATGCGCACGTTCGGCACGCCCGCCCGGCTGCCCGCCACGCCGCCGGAGCCGCGCGACGGCCCGCAGGCACCCTCGCCGCACACGCCGTAG